From the genome of Streptomyces sp. NBC_01260, one region includes:
- the ligA gene encoding NAD-dependent DNA ligase LigA, translated as MAGEEQTAVPAEARAAVPAEARERHALLAEQIEEHRFRYYVNDQPVVSDAEFDRLMRELEALEDTYPQLRTPDSPSQKVAGPYRTEFTSVEHRERMLSLDNAFDDDELATWGERVARDVGATGYHFLCELKIDGLAVNLTYEHGLLTRAATRGDGRTGEDITPNVRTIAEIPHRLKGDRVPALVEIRGEVFFPMEGFEALNARLVEADDKPFANPRNAAAGSLRQKDPKVTAGRPLHMVVHGIGAREGFDIDCLSHAYELLQAWGLPTAKYNKVVDSLDGVREFIAYFGENRHSVEHEIDGVVVKLDEIPLQGRLGSTSRAPRWAIAWKYAPEEVNTKLVNIRVGVGRTGRVTPYAQVEPVEVAGSEVEFATLHNQNVVRAKGVLIGDTVVLRKAGDVIPEILGPVVDLRDGTERAFVMPTECPECGTELRPMKEADIDVRCPNARSCPAQLRERVAYLAGRKCLDIDHFGYVAAAALTRPLEPADPPLRDEGDLFGLTVDQLLPIRAYVRDMDSGLPKRDPKTGEEKTAMVFANQQGEPKKNAVAMLEAIAEAKEAPLARILTGLSIRHVGPVAAQELARQFRSIERIDEATEKELSDADGVGPIIAASVKAWFAEEWHREILRKWREAGVRMEDEGAGEEEGPRPLEGLTVVVTGTLASHTRDGAKEALQSRGAKVTGSVSKKTSFVVVGDNPGSKYDKAMQLKVPVLNEDGFAVLLADGPDAAREAAVPAEE; from the coding sequence ATGGCCGGCGAAGAGCAGACGGCAGTGCCAGCGGAGGCACGGGCCGCGGTGCCAGCGGAGGCACGGGAGCGGCACGCGCTCCTCGCCGAGCAGATCGAGGAGCACCGCTTCCGCTATTACGTGAACGACCAGCCGGTCGTCAGCGACGCCGAGTTCGACCGGCTGATGCGTGAGCTGGAGGCTCTGGAGGACACGTATCCGCAGCTGCGCACGCCCGACTCGCCGTCCCAGAAGGTCGCGGGCCCCTACCGGACGGAATTCACCTCCGTCGAGCACCGCGAGCGGATGCTGTCCCTGGACAACGCCTTCGACGACGACGAGCTGGCCACCTGGGGCGAGCGGGTCGCCCGGGACGTCGGCGCCACCGGCTACCACTTCCTGTGCGAGCTCAAGATCGACGGCCTCGCGGTCAACCTCACCTACGAGCACGGCCTGCTGACCCGGGCCGCGACCCGCGGCGACGGCCGCACCGGCGAGGACATCACGCCCAACGTCCGGACGATCGCGGAGATCCCGCACCGGCTGAAGGGCGACCGCGTTCCGGCGCTCGTCGAGATCCGCGGCGAGGTCTTCTTCCCCATGGAGGGGTTCGAGGCGCTCAACGCCCGGCTGGTGGAGGCGGACGACAAGCCGTTCGCCAACCCGCGCAACGCGGCGGCCGGTTCACTGCGCCAGAAGGACCCCAAGGTCACCGCCGGCCGGCCGCTGCACATGGTGGTGCACGGCATCGGTGCCCGTGAGGGCTTCGACATCGACTGCCTCTCGCACGCCTACGAGCTGCTGCAGGCCTGGGGACTGCCCACCGCCAAGTACAACAAGGTGGTCGACTCCCTGGACGGGGTCAGGGAGTTCATCGCCTACTTCGGCGAGAACCGGCACTCGGTGGAACACGAGATCGACGGTGTCGTCGTCAAGCTCGACGAGATCCCGCTCCAGGGCCGGCTCGGCTCCACCTCACGCGCACCGCGCTGGGCGATCGCCTGGAAGTACGCGCCGGAGGAGGTCAACACCAAGCTGGTCAACATCCGGGTCGGCGTCGGCCGCACCGGCCGCGTCACCCCGTACGCCCAGGTGGAACCGGTCGAAGTGGCCGGTTCCGAGGTCGAGTTCGCCACCCTGCACAACCAGAACGTGGTCCGGGCGAAGGGCGTCCTGATCGGCGACACGGTGGTGCTCCGCAAGGCCGGCGACGTGATTCCGGAGATCCTCGGCCCGGTCGTCGACCTCAGGGACGGCACCGAGCGGGCGTTCGTCATGCCCACCGAGTGCCCCGAGTGCGGGACGGAGCTGCGGCCCATGAAGGAGGCCGACATCGACGTCCGCTGCCCCAACGCCCGCTCCTGCCCGGCCCAGCTGCGCGAGCGCGTCGCCTATCTGGCCGGTCGCAAGTGCCTGGACATCGACCACTTCGGCTATGTGGCGGCCGCCGCCCTGACCCGTCCGCTGGAGCCCGCCGATCCGCCGCTGCGCGACGAGGGCGATCTGTTCGGGCTGACCGTCGACCAGCTGCTGCCCATCCGGGCCTATGTCCGCGACATGGACAGCGGACTGCCCAAGCGCGACCCGAAGACCGGGGAGGAGAAGACCGCCATGGTCTTCGCCAACCAGCAGGGCGAGCCGAAGAAGAACGCCGTCGCCATGCTGGAGGCCATCGCCGAGGCGAAGGAAGCGCCGCTGGCCCGGATCCTCACCGGGCTCTCGATCCGCCACGTCGGGCCGGTCGCCGCGCAGGAACTGGCCCGTCAGTTCCGCTCCATCGAGCGGATCGACGAGGCCACCGAGAAGGAGCTGTCCGACGCCGACGGGGTCGGACCGATCATCGCGGCCTCGGTCAAGGCCTGGTTCGCCGAGGAGTGGCACCGGGAGATCCTGCGCAAGTGGCGGGAGGCCGGGGTCCGGATGGAGGACGAGGGGGCCGGCGAGGAAGAGGGGCCGAGGCCGCTCGAAGGGCTCACCGTCGTCGTCACCGGCACGCTGGCCTCGCACACCAGGGATGGCGCGAAAGAAGCCCTGCAGAGCCGCGGAGCGAAGGTGACGGGCTCCGTTTCGAAGAAGACCTCCTTCGTGGTGGTCGGCGACAACCCCGGGTCGAAGTACGACAAGGCCATGCAGCTGAAGGTGCCCGTGCTGAACGAGGACGGCTTCGCCGTGCTGCTCGCGGACGGGCCTGACGCGGCGCGCGAGGCGGCGGTGCCGGCCGAGGAGTAG
- a CDS encoding methionine synthase, translating into MSEKSKFSGCPATGIGSMPGGDAREAAKTVTGSFGDGQGAPYLAELPARGPGADMIGRTIGLLVEMYGHVEPSGWRISDRPGRDTRRARSWLGEDLDALEEFTQGYEGPLKVQAVGPWTLAAALERRGGEAVLGDPGACRDLADSLAEGLRNHLAEVRRRMPGAQVILQLDEPSLTGVLLGRVRTASGYRTYRAVDRQLVESTLREVLGAAGEGASVVHTCAPEVPFALLRRAGADGISFDFSLLTEREEEAIGEAVEGGTQLFLGVVPGTDPASGGLSDPGGSVMEVRTLWRRLGLNPGTLTESVVITPSCGLAGASPAYARAALAHCGRAARSLADNPE; encoded by the coding sequence GTGAGCGAGAAGAGCAAGTTCAGCGGGTGCCCGGCCACCGGAATCGGTTCGATGCCCGGAGGGGACGCACGGGAGGCGGCGAAGACCGTCACCGGCTCCTTCGGGGACGGCCAGGGCGCGCCGTACCTGGCGGAACTGCCCGCGCGCGGACCGGGCGCGGACATGATCGGGCGGACCATCGGACTGCTCGTCGAGATGTACGGACACGTCGAGCCGAGCGGCTGGCGGATCAGCGACCGGCCGGGGCGCGACACCCGCCGGGCCCGCTCCTGGCTCGGCGAGGACCTCGACGCGCTGGAGGAGTTCACCCAGGGCTACGAGGGCCCGCTCAAGGTGCAGGCCGTCGGGCCCTGGACGCTGGCCGCCGCGCTGGAGCGCCGGGGCGGCGAGGCCGTGCTCGGTGATCCGGGTGCCTGCCGCGACCTGGCCGACTCGCTGGCGGAGGGGCTGCGAAACCACCTCGCCGAGGTACGGCGGCGGATGCCGGGCGCCCAGGTGATCCTCCAGCTCGACGAACCGTCCCTGACCGGGGTCCTGCTCGGGCGGGTCAGGACGGCGAGCGGCTACCGCACCTACCGGGCGGTGGACCGCCAGCTCGTCGAATCCACCCTGCGCGAGGTGCTGGGCGCGGCGGGCGAGGGCGCCTCGGTCGTCCACACCTGCGCGCCCGAGGTCCCGTTCGCACTGCTGCGCCGGGCCGGGGCGGACGGTATCTCGTTCGACTTCTCCCTGCTCACCGAGCGTGAGGAGGAGGCGATCGGGGAAGCCGTCGAGGGCGGTACCCAGCTGTTCCTCGGGGTGGTGCCGGGCACCGACCCGGCCTCGGGCGGATTGTCGGACCCGGGCGGTAGCGTCATGGAGGTCAGGACGCTTTGGCGCAGGCTGGGGCTGAATCCGGGGACTCTGACCGAGTCCGTGGTGATCACCCCCTCATGCGGCCTCGCGGGCGCGTCACCCGCGTACGCACGGGCCGCGCTCGCCCACTGCGGCCGGGCCGCGAGATCGCTCGCAGACAACCCTGAGTAG
- a CDS encoding SDR family oxidoreductase, with protein MSTHLITGAGSGIGAAVARRLLERGDDLVLLTRDAGRAKELAALYPGARTIVGDLSNPDRLSWAFAQQPMPERLDSLMHIAGVVELGRVGELTPKAWHLQLNANLVAPAELTRLFLPQLRVAEGHVLFVNSGAGLAAHAEWSAYAASKHGLKALADSLRHEEHGNGVRVTTVYPGRTASPMQAKVHQQEGKEYDAERWIDPESVATTILMAIDLPRDAEVNDLTVRPGR; from the coding sequence ATGTCCACTCACCTCATCACCGGCGCCGGCTCCGGCATCGGCGCAGCAGTCGCTCGCCGCCTCCTGGAGCGCGGGGACGATCTCGTACTCCTGACCCGTGACGCGGGCCGCGCCAAGGAGCTCGCCGCGCTGTACCCCGGCGCCCGCACGATCGTCGGCGACCTCTCCAACCCGGACCGGCTCTCCTGGGCCTTCGCCCAGCAGCCGATGCCCGAGCGGCTCGACTCACTGATGCACATCGCCGGCGTCGTCGAGCTCGGCCGGGTCGGCGAGCTCACGCCCAAGGCCTGGCACCTCCAGCTCAACGCCAACCTCGTGGCCCCGGCCGAACTGACCCGGCTCTTCCTGCCGCAGCTGCGCGTCGCCGAGGGCCACGTCCTCTTCGTCAACTCCGGCGCCGGGCTCGCCGCCCACGCGGAGTGGAGCGCCTACGCGGCGAGCAAGCACGGGCTGAAGGCACTGGCCGACTCGCTGCGCCACGAGGAGCACGGCAACGGGGTCCGGGTGACCACCGTCTACCCAGGGCGCACCGCGAGCCCCATGCAGGCCAAGGTCCACCAGCAGGAGGGCAAGGAGTACGACGCCGAGCGCTGGATCGACCCGGAGTCCGTCGCCACCACGATCCTGATGGCGATCGACCTGCCGCGCGACGCCGAGGTCAACGACCTCACGGTGCGCCCCGGCCGCTGA
- a CDS encoding TIGR00730 family Rossman fold protein has product MKICVFLSAADLDERYTRPAREFAELLGRGGHTLVWGGSESGLMKVVADGVQESGGKLVGVSVDFLAAKARTNADEMVIAGDLAERKALLLEKADAVVIMVGGTGTLDEATEILELKKHGKHTKPVVLLNTAGFYDGLRQQFQRMEDEGFLPLPLTDLVFFAKDGVGALAYLEEWSGLQ; this is encoded by the coding sequence ATGAAGATCTGCGTATTCCTCTCCGCCGCCGACCTCGACGAGCGCTACACCCGCCCCGCCCGCGAATTCGCCGAACTGCTCGGCCGCGGCGGGCACACCCTGGTCTGGGGCGGCTCGGAGAGCGGGCTGATGAAGGTCGTGGCCGACGGGGTGCAGGAGTCGGGCGGGAAGCTGGTAGGGGTGTCGGTGGACTTCCTGGCCGCGAAGGCGCGTACCAACGCCGACGAGATGGTGATCGCCGGCGATCTCGCCGAGCGCAAGGCGCTGCTCCTGGAGAAGGCCGACGCCGTCGTGATCATGGTGGGCGGCACCGGCACGCTCGACGAGGCCACCGAGATCCTGGAGCTCAAGAAGCACGGCAAGCACACCAAGCCGGTCGTGCTGCTCAACACGGCGGGCTTCTACGACGGCCTGCGCCAGCAGTTCCAGCGCATGGAGGACGAGGGCTTCCTGCCGCTCCCGCTGACCGACCTGGTGTTCTTCGCGAAGGACGGGGTGGGCGCCCTGGCCTACCTGGAGGAGTGGTCCGGCCTGCAGTGA
- a CDS encoding DUF427 domain-containing protein: protein MTATRGHLITVEPGTEHVRVVRDGVLLAESRRPLVLRETGCPVRYYLPAEDVRTELLTASDTRTHCPFKGDASYWSLPDGADLVWAYPEPKEEVAAIKDHFCFYDTETVPS from the coding sequence ATGACTGCCACCCGAGGACACCTCATCACCGTCGAGCCCGGCACCGAGCATGTGCGTGTGGTCCGCGACGGCGTGCTGCTCGCCGAGAGCCGGCGCCCGCTCGTCCTGCGCGAGACCGGCTGCCCGGTCCGGTACTACCTGCCCGCCGAGGATGTCCGCACCGAGCTGCTGACGGCGTCGGACACCCGCACCCACTGCCCGTTCAAGGGGGACGCGTCCTACTGGTCGCTGCCGGACGGCGCGGATCTGGTCTGGGCGTACCCGGAGCCGAAGGAGGAAGTCGCCGCGATCAAGGACCACTTCTGCTTCTACGACACGGAGACCGTCCCCTCCTGA
- a CDS encoding alpha/beta fold hydrolase, producing the protein MDKTLSRDGTVIAYRCRGEGPSVILVSGALGTAATEAPLARLLAPRFHVVTYDRRGRGDSGDSAPYAVGREIEDLAAIAEVVGGRPSVFGVGAGGVLALEAQAAGLPVGLLAVHEPPYTPGAAGLLFKAGCTARLHRLLSAGDRDGAVELFLTVTGVPADLIARMRCAPLWRSLESVAHTLAYDDALLGDGSVPDERFASVTARTLVVSGGFGPASARAATRLLADALPRGRHRTLTGQTRELAPQVIAPVLAEFFTRNVYVGQAS; encoded by the coding sequence ATGGACAAGACTCTCTCCCGCGACGGCACCGTGATCGCGTACCGGTGCCGGGGTGAAGGACCATCGGTGATCCTCGTGAGCGGGGCCCTGGGCACGGCCGCGACCGAGGCTCCGCTGGCCCGTCTGCTGGCGCCGCGCTTCCATGTCGTCACCTACGACAGGCGCGGCCGGGGCGACAGCGGTGACAGCGCGCCGTACGCGGTGGGGCGCGAGATCGAGGACCTGGCCGCGATCGCCGAGGTGGTGGGCGGCCGCCCCTCGGTGTTCGGTGTCGGGGCCGGCGGCGTACTGGCCCTGGAGGCGCAGGCCGCCGGGCTCCCCGTCGGCCTGCTCGCGGTCCACGAGCCGCCGTACACCCCCGGCGCCGCCGGCCTGCTGTTCAAGGCGGGCTGTACGGCCCGGCTGCACCGGCTGCTGTCCGCCGGGGACCGGGACGGGGCGGTGGAGCTGTTCCTGACCGTGACGGGCGTACCGGCCGATCTCATCGCCAGGATGCGGTGTGCGCCGCTGTGGCGGAGCCTGGAGTCCGTGGCGCACACCCTGGCGTACGACGACGCGCTGCTCGGCGACGGCTCGGTGCCGGACGAGCGGTTCGCCTCCGTCACGGCGCGGACCCTGGTGGTCAGCGGTGGCTTCGGTCCGGCCTCCGCACGGGCGGCGACCCGCCTGCTGGCGGACGCCCTGCCCCGGGGCCGCCACCGCACGCTCACGGGCCAGACCCGGGAGCTGGCACCGCAGGTGATCGCTCCGGTACTGGCGGAGTTCTTCACCCGGAACGTGTACGTGGGCCAGGCGTCCTGA
- the mnmA gene encoding tRNA 2-thiouridine(34) synthase MnmA: MTQTSQRPLRVLAAMSGGVDSAVAAARAAEAGHDVTGVHLALSANPQSFRTGARGCCTIEDSRDARRAADVIGIPFYVWDLAERFREDVVEDFVAEYEAGRTPNPCLRCNEKIKFAALLDKALALGFDAVCTGHYATVVLGDDGSRELHRASDMAKDQSYVLGVLDERQLAHAMFPLGDTLTTKDEIRAEAERRGLAVAKKPDSHDICFIADGDTQGFLADRLGGTAEGDILDESGTKLGTHEGAFGFTIGQRKGLRIGHPAADGKPRYVLDISPVNNTVTVGPVEALDVTALTAIKPRWCGTPPAGPGTYTAQLRAHGGETEVTAELLDKTLTVSFAEPVRGVAPGQAVVLYDGTRVVGSATIATTVRRETAAAG; encoded by the coding sequence ATGACTCAGACTTCCCAGCGCCCCCTCCGTGTCCTCGCCGCCATGTCCGGCGGTGTCGACTCCGCCGTCGCCGCGGCCCGCGCCGCCGAGGCGGGCCACGATGTGACCGGTGTGCACCTCGCCCTCTCCGCGAACCCGCAGTCCTTCCGGACCGGGGCCCGGGGCTGTTGCACGATCGAGGACTCCCGGGACGCCCGCCGCGCCGCGGACGTCATCGGTATCCCCTTCTACGTCTGGGACCTGGCGGAACGCTTCCGCGAGGACGTCGTGGAGGACTTCGTCGCCGAGTACGAGGCCGGTCGCACCCCCAACCCGTGCCTGCGGTGCAACGAGAAGATCAAGTTCGCGGCGCTGCTCGACAAGGCCCTCGCCCTGGGCTTCGACGCGGTCTGCACCGGCCACTACGCCACCGTGGTCCTCGGCGACGACGGCAGCCGTGAGCTGCACCGTGCCTCCGACATGGCCAAGGACCAGAGCTATGTGCTGGGCGTCCTGGACGAGCGGCAGCTCGCCCACGCGATGTTCCCGCTCGGCGACACCCTCACCACCAAGGACGAGATCCGCGCCGAGGCCGAGCGCCGGGGCCTGGCCGTCGCCAAGAAGCCCGACAGCCACGACATCTGCTTCATCGCCGACGGCGACACCCAGGGCTTCCTGGCGGACCGCCTGGGCGGCACGGCGGAGGGCGACATCCTCGACGAGTCCGGTACGAAGCTCGGCACCCACGAGGGCGCCTTCGGCTTCACCATCGGCCAGCGCAAGGGCCTGCGCATCGGCCACCCCGCGGCCGACGGCAAGCCGCGCTACGTCCTGGACATCTCCCCGGTGAACAACACGGTCACCGTCGGCCCCGTCGAGGCCCTCGACGTGACCGCCCTGACCGCGATCAAGCCCCGCTGGTGCGGCACGCCGCCGGCCGGCCCGGGCACGTACACCGCCCAGCTCCGCGCCCACGGCGGTGAGACCGAGGTGACGGCCGAACTGCTCGACAAGACCCTCACCGTCTCGTTCGCCGAGCCGGTACGGGGCGTGGCCCCGGGCCAGGCGGTCGTGCTGTACGACGGCACCCGGGTGGTCGGCTCCGCGACGATCGCGACGACGGTGCGCCGGGAGACGGCCGCGGCGGGCTGA
- a CDS encoding N-acetylmuramoyl-L-alanine amidase: protein MGTKGTTGAKGPGTGISRRSVLIGGAVTAVGTAALARDRLKRAWWRLPGVEKPRTPGQVDYARAEWTAASPSNWRRADRPDDYGIDRVVIHVTQGSFQSAVKVFQDPGHGAAAHYVVRKDGHVTQMIRELDVAFHAGNRSYNERSVGIEHEGFVDRPQDFTAAMYGASARLTAAICGRYGIPVDRKHIIGHVEVPGADHTDPGNHWDWDRYMKLVRAAASGTGRKTAS from the coding sequence ATGGGGACCAAAGGCACGACGGGCGCCAAAGGGCCGGGCACCGGGATCAGCCGGCGTTCGGTGCTGATCGGCGGCGCCGTCACGGCGGTCGGGACGGCGGCGCTGGCCCGGGACCGGCTGAAGCGTGCCTGGTGGCGGCTGCCGGGCGTGGAGAAACCCCGCACGCCGGGTCAGGTGGACTATGCGCGGGCCGAGTGGACGGCGGCGTCCCCGTCGAACTGGCGGCGGGCGGACCGCCCCGACGACTACGGCATCGACCGGGTCGTCATCCATGTCACCCAGGGCAGTTTCCAGAGCGCGGTCAAGGTCTTCCAGGACCCGGGGCACGGCGCGGCGGCGCACTACGTGGTGCGCAAGGACGGTCATGTGACGCAGATGATCCGCGAGCTGGACGTGGCGTTCCACGCGGGCAACCGCTCGTACAACGAACGCAGCGTCGGCATCGAGCACGAGGGCTTCGTGGACCGCCCGCAGGACTTCACGGCGGCGATGTACGGGGCGTCCGCCCGGCTGACCGCGGCGATATGCGGGCGGTACGGGATACCGGTGGACCGCAAGCACATCATCGGGCACGTGGAGGTGCCGGGCGCCGATCACACGGACCCGGGGAACCACTGGGACTGGGACCGGTACATGAAGCTGGTCCGGGCGGCGGCTTCGGGCACCGGCCGGAAAACCGCTAGCTGA
- a CDS encoding cysteine desulfurase family protein, which yields MAYLDHAATTPMLPEAIAAMTAQLAVTGNASSLHAAGRRARRTVEESRETLADALGARPSEVVLTSGGTESDNLAVKGLYWARRDADPRRTRVLASPVEHHAVLDAVDWLAEHEGARVEYLPVDRYGRVHPDVLREALARNPDDVAMITVMWANNEIGTIMPVRELASVAREFDVPMHADAVQAFGQLEVDFARSGLAAMTVSAHKIGGPFGVGALLLGREYTPVPVLHGGGQERHVRSGTLDVPGVAAFAVAGRLAADGREDFARETGGLRDELVAAVLAQVPDALLGGDPAPGGRLPANAHFTFPGCEGDSLLLLLDAQGIECSTGSACTAGIAQPSHVLLATGTDPDLARGTLRFSLGHTTTKQDIDDVARAIGPAVERARTAGLS from the coding sequence ATGGCCTACCTCGACCACGCCGCGACCACGCCGATGCTTCCGGAAGCGATCGCGGCGATGACCGCCCAGCTCGCCGTCACCGGCAACGCGTCCTCCCTGCACGCCGCCGGGCGCCGGGCCCGCCGTACCGTCGAGGAGTCCAGAGAGACCCTCGCCGACGCCCTCGGCGCGCGCCCCAGCGAGGTGGTCCTCACCTCCGGCGGCACCGAATCGGACAACCTCGCGGTGAAGGGCCTGTACTGGGCCCGCCGCGACGCCGATCCCCGCCGCACCCGGGTGCTGGCCAGTCCGGTCGAGCACCACGCGGTGCTCGACGCGGTGGACTGGCTCGCCGAGCACGAGGGCGCGCGCGTCGAGTACCTCCCCGTCGACCGGTACGGGCGCGTCCACCCGGACGTGCTGCGCGAGGCGCTGGCCCGTAACCCCGACGACGTCGCGATGATTACCGTGATGTGGGCCAACAACGAGATCGGCACCATCATGCCGGTACGTGAACTGGCCTCCGTCGCGCGCGAGTTCGACGTTCCGATGCATGCCGACGCGGTACAGGCCTTCGGGCAGCTGGAAGTCGACTTCGCCCGCTCCGGACTGGCCGCGATGACCGTCAGCGCACACAAGATCGGCGGCCCGTTCGGCGTCGGCGCACTGCTGCTCGGCCGCGAGTACACCCCCGTTCCCGTACTGCACGGCGGCGGCCAGGAGCGCCATGTGCGTTCCGGCACCCTCGATGTGCCCGGAGTCGCGGCGTTCGCCGTCGCCGGACGGCTCGCCGCCGACGGGCGCGAGGACTTCGCCCGGGAGACCGGCGGCCTCCGCGACGAACTGGTCGCGGCCGTGCTGGCGCAGGTCCCCGACGCCCTCCTCGGCGGCGACCCGGCCCCCGGCGGCCGGCTCCCGGCCAACGCGCACTTCACGTTCCCCGGCTGCGAGGGCGACTCCCTCCTGCTGCTGCTGGACGCCCAGGGCATCGAGTGCTCGACCGGCTCCGCCTGCACGGCCGGGATCGCCCAGCCCAGTCACGTCCTGCTCGCCACCGGCACCGACCCGGATCTGGCGCGCGGCACCCTGCGCTTCTCGCTCGGCCACACCACGACCAAGCAGGACATCGACGACGTGGCACGGGCGATCGGCCCGGCGGTGGAACGGGCCCGCACGGCGGGGCTCAGCTAG
- a CDS encoding DUF4190 domain-containing protein: protein MTLTALTRRSGVADAAGPSAPADAPQDHIRRPAGSGSVRSTRDADALAVASFVLGLVGLLVMNILLGPAAVVMAVIALARSTARRGRALLGLALGIADLVILAFLVTGNGAVAWNFGG from the coding sequence ATGACACTCACCGCACTCACCCGCCGCTCCGGAGTGGCGGACGCCGCCGGGCCGAGCGCCCCCGCCGACGCACCGCAGGACCACATCCGGCGCCCCGCGGGCTCCGGCTCCGTCCGGTCCACCCGGGATGCCGACGCTCTCGCCGTCGCCTCGTTCGTCCTGGGTCTCGTCGGTCTGCTGGTGATGAACATCCTGCTGGGTCCGGCGGCCGTCGTCATGGCGGTCATCGCCCTGGCCCGCTCCACCGCCCGCCGCGGCCGCGCCCTGCTGGGACTCGCACTCGGCATCGCCGACCTGGTGATCCTGGCCTTCCTCGTCACCGGAAACGGCGCCGTCGCCTGGAACTTCGGCGGCTGA
- a CDS encoding TetR family transcriptional regulator, which produces MSHIAGIRQTQKLKTRQSLLDAALGLLEHQSLSSLGLREVTRAAGVTPTAFYRHFDDIAALGVALVEQTLGSLHGMIGAILAETGDSEVRLDRSVGLITRHVREQPAHFRFIAREQHGGVDPVREAIASQLRLFAQEVAAALAGEPESRGWSEEDLLMLGGLYVDHMVITASAMLDAGPDDGRTVAEVARRRLRLVTLGRLHWLDDAS; this is translated from the coding sequence ATGAGTCACATCGCCGGCATCCGTCAGACCCAGAAGCTGAAGACGCGTCAGTCACTGCTGGACGCCGCCCTCGGACTGCTGGAGCACCAGAGCCTGAGCAGCCTGGGACTGCGCGAGGTGACCCGCGCCGCCGGTGTCACACCCACCGCCTTCTACCGGCACTTCGACGACATCGCCGCGCTCGGGGTGGCTCTCGTCGAGCAGACGCTGGGCAGCCTGCACGGAATGATCGGCGCGATCCTCGCCGAGACCGGCGACAGCGAGGTCCGGCTGGACCGCAGCGTCGGCCTGATAACGCGCCATGTCCGCGAGCAGCCCGCCCACTTCCGGTTCATCGCCCGTGAGCAGCACGGCGGGGTCGACCCGGTCCGCGAGGCCATCGCCTCCCAGCTCCGGCTGTTCGCCCAGGAGGTGGCGGCGGCGCTCGCCGGGGAGCCGGAGTCGCGTGGCTGGAGCGAGGAGGACCTGCTGATGCTGGGCGGCCTCTACGTCGACCACATGGTGATCACCGCGTCGGCGATGCTGGACGCAGGCCCGGACGACGGACGGACGGTGGCCGAGGTCGCCCGGCGCCGACTGCGCCTGGTCACGCTCGGCCGGCTGCACTGGCTGGACGACGCCTCCTGA
- a CDS encoding helix-turn-helix transcriptional regulator has protein sequence MKSDRLLSILLLLQTRGPVPAPELAERLDVSVRTIYRDVEALSASGVPVYAERGRHGGIALLPGFRTDVTGLTADEARALFVLAADGAHAALGLDAAIGSALRKVMAALPAPHRPAAELTSRRILVDPVRWRSGPRAAVDIAELHDAVFTDRRLRLRYRHSGTRTARDYTVDPYGLVVKAGVWYLVADRDGEPRLFRADRVRRAVLTDEAVVRRRGVELAQAWELLRRQVEDRQGGVILRVRVHRSRLDLFLRLHAGVLTGEPRPEERDGEWLRAELAVESVEWARSLLSFGPNVEVLAPPGARSVVAAHAAAVMALYGDPDPGESAGSG, from the coding sequence GTGAAGTCCGACCGGTTGCTCTCGATCCTGCTGCTGCTCCAGACCCGCGGCCCGGTCCCCGCGCCCGAGCTCGCCGAGCGCCTCGACGTCTCCGTACGCACCATCTACCGGGACGTCGAGGCGCTCTCCGCATCCGGCGTCCCCGTCTACGCGGAGCGCGGCAGGCACGGCGGGATCGCCCTGCTGCCCGGGTTCCGCACCGATGTCACCGGGCTGACCGCCGACGAGGCGCGCGCCCTGTTCGTGCTGGCCGCGGACGGCGCCCACGCGGCGCTCGGGCTCGACGCGGCGATCGGTTCCGCGCTGCGCAAGGTGATGGCGGCGCTGCCCGCCCCGCACCGGCCCGCCGCCGAGCTGACCAGCCGCCGGATCCTCGTCGACCCGGTGCGCTGGCGGAGCGGTCCGCGCGCCGCCGTCGACATCGCCGAGCTGCACGACGCGGTGTTCACCGACCGGCGCCTCCGGCTGCGCTACCGGCACAGCGGTACGCGGACCGCGCGCGACTACACCGTCGATCCGTACGGCCTGGTCGTGAAGGCGGGCGTCTGGTACCTGGTCGCCGACCGCGACGGCGAGCCCCGGCTCTTCCGTGCGGACCGGGTGCGGCGGGCCGTCCTCACCGACGAAGCGGTGGTGCGCAGGCGAGGGGTGGAGCTGGCTCAGGCGTGGGAGCTGCTGCGCCGCCAGGTCGAGGACCGGCAGGGCGGCGTGATCCTGCGGGTCCGGGTGCACCGCTCGCGGCTGGATCTGTTCCTGCGGCTGCACGCGGGGGTGCTCACCGGGGAGCCGCGGCCCGAGGAGCGGGACGGCGAGTGGCTGCGGGCCGAGCTGGCCGTGGAATCGGTGGAGTGGGCGCGCTCCCTGCTCTCCTTCGGCCCGAACGTCGAGGTCCTCGCCCCGCCCGGGGCGCGCTCGGTGGTGGCCGCGCACGCGGCCGCCGTCATGGCGCTGTACGGGGATCCGGACCCGGGGGAGTCCGCAGGAAGCGGGTGA